The proteins below are encoded in one region of Diorhabda carinulata isolate Delta chromosome 3, icDioCari1.1, whole genome shotgun sequence:
- the LOC130891538 gene encoding DNA-binding protein HEXBP-like — translation MRESWVMTRILSVLPPKLAHFRAAWNNVTGHAKNLDTLIERLRLEDEQLREPTTNAEGSTSNALMAKRGKQGQSSSKQDKSQFTCYKCGKPGHVIKECRGKACQKYIEYCKKKYSCNNCKQKGHFAKDCPSREEGNKSANGKPKKAFLTTALSTLDNDISQDRATSWYQDSGASQHITSQSVTC, via the coding sequence ATGAGGGAAAGTTGGGTCATGACGAGGATTTTGAGTGTCTTACCGCCAAAACTGGCACATTTCAGAGCTGCGTGGAACAACGTGACGGGACATGCAAAGAACTTGGACACACTCATCGAACGTCTGAGACTTGAGGACGAGCAGCTTAGAGAACCGACGACAAACGCAGAGGGCAGTACCAGCAACGCTCTCATGGCAAAACGTGGTAAACAAGGGCAGTCGTCGAGCAAGCAGGACAAGTCACAGTTCACATGTTACAAATGTGGGAAGCCAGGTCACGTGATCAAGGAGTGCAGAGGAAAGGCATGTCAGAAGTACATTGAGTATTGCAAGAAGAAATACTCATGTAACAATTGTAAGCAGAAAGGCCACTTCGCAAAGGATTGTCCATCCCGAGAAGAAGGAAATAAGTCAGCAAATGGAAAACCCAAGAAGGCATTTTTGACCACAGCTCTCTCGACACTGGACAACGACATCTCGCAGGACAGGGCAACTTCATGGTATCAAGACAGTGGAGCCAGTCAACACATAACGTCTCAGTCAGTCACATGTTAG